Below is a window of Shinella sp. PSBB067 DNA.
TCCTTCTTCCGGATGGCATCGGCGTCGGCGACGTCCCGAGCTGGCAAGCGGCATGTGCCCGGAAGTTCGCAGAAGATGCTCATGCGCATCGGCCGAAACGCCTTGAGCGGCGGGCACGGGTGGTCGCCATCGCGCCCGGTGCGACAGCCAACCCGATCTCCATCCGGCCATCGACGAGCCCGGCCTGTCGGCCAAGACTGCGCGCCCTGCGGTGAGCGCCGTCGGGCCGGCGTGCCGCCACGGCCACTGGAAAACCGCCGCCTTCGCCGGCACGCAGGCTGTCCGGCATGACCACTCCGTTCGTCTACGACGGCGCCATGCACGGCAACGTGTTGCGCGCCTGTGTCGAGCGGGTGCTGGCTCCACCGCGTGCATCCGGGAACGTCGCTATCACGGCCTGTGCCTCGGGCACCACCGAGCGCGGCGGCAAAGCGTTAGCGTCTCCGCCATAGCGCACTGCCTGCGGACGAAACATCGCACTCTCCCGGACCTGCCAGCCCGCGGGGAATGGCGAAAGAGAAAAGCCAACGTTTGACACGCATACACATGATACGTATACGTATTAATAATCGTCAATTGGGAGGAGGATGAAATGGAGAACGCGATGCAGCCGGAGGAAACGCCTGCCCTGCGCAAGCTGTATGCCGATTTCAAGGCGCAGCATCTCAATCCGCTGTGGACGCAGATCGGTGATCTGATGCCGCGTCATCCGAAGCCGAGGGCGGTGGCGCATCTCTGGAAATGGACGGAGCTTTATCCCCTGGCGCGGGCGTCGGGCGATCTGGTTCCCGTCGGGCGCGGCGGAGAGCGGCGGGCGATCGGCCTGGCGAACCCCGGACTGGGGGGCGATACCTACGTCTCTCCGACGCTGTGGTGCGCGATCCAGTATCTCGGCCCGAAGGAGACCGCACCCGAGCATCGTCATTCGCAGAACGCTTTCCGCTTCGTCGTCGAGGGCGAAGGGGTCTGGACGGTCGTGAACGGCGATCCGGTGAGAATGAGCCGGGGCGATTTCCTGCTGACGCCGGGCTGGAACTTCCACGGCCATCACAACAAGACCGACCGGCCGATGGCCTGGATCGACGGGCTGGACATTCCCTTCAGCTTCCAGAACGACGTCGGCTTCTTCGAATTCGGCTCCGATCGCGTCACCGACTATGCCACCCCGAATTTCTCGCGCGGCGAGCGCCTCTGGTGCCATCCGGGCCTGCGGCCGCTCTCGGGGCTGCAGAACACCGTCTCCTCTCCGATCGGCGCCTATCGCTGGGAACATACCGATCGCGCCCTGACCGAACAGCTTCTGCTCGAAGAGGAAGGGCAGCCCGCCACCGTCGCCCGGGGCCATGCAGCGGTGCGCTATGTCAATCCGACCACCGGCGGCGACGTGATGCCGACGATCCGCGCCGAGTTCCATCGTCTTCGGCCGGGCGTCGAAAGCGCGCCGCGCCGCGATGTCGGATCGACCGTGTTCCAGGTGTTCGAGGGGACCGGCGCCGTGGTGATGGCGGGAACGCGCCACACGGTCGAGAAGGGCGACATCTTCGTCATCCCGTCGTGGATCGCATGGTCCCTTCAGGCCGAGACGCAACTGGACCTGTTCCGGTTCTCGGATGCGCCGATCATGGAGCGGCTTAACTTCGATCGCAGCAAGGTCGAGGAAATCCCGGCATGAGCCGGCTCGACGACGCGCGCGAGGCGTTGCGGGCGCGGCAGGGACAGGGCGCGCGTTACGACGCGCCCGAGGCTCCGGCGGCGGAGCTTGCACAGGCAAGGCTCGGGACGGCTTTCTTCGCGCGCAAGCTCAACGAGTTGCCGGACGGCGGTCTGTACGGGCCCTCGCTCCTGCCCGGCCTTGCACGGGCGCATCTGATCTGCGAGGTCGCCTATCAGGCGCGGGCGATCTGCCGTCAGGCCGAAGCGATAACCGGGGGCGATCCGGCGCCGGCCATGTATGACGACCGGCACGCGGCGATAGAGCTCGGCGCGACGCTGCCGCCGCGCGCTCTACGCCACCTTTTCGATCATGCGGCGGTGCATCTGAACGTCGTCTGGCGCGACCTGCCGGGCCCTGGATGGGATGCAGTGGCCCCGGACGATACCGGCGTGCTGCGGCCGTTGCGGGCGACGGCCGGCGAGCGGGCGCGCCTGCTCTGGCAGCGCGCCTATCATTTGGGAAACGGGGCAAGGCTCCGCGATCTGCCCGCCGATTTCAGACCTGACACAGATTGAAGGAACATCGTCATGACCACTGCCACCCTGTTTTCCTCGCCCGCCTGGCCGGCCGTGCCCGTGAAGGGTGAAACGGCCGCCTATCCGGTGCACCGCATCTTCTG
It encodes the following:
- a CDS encoding cupin domain-containing protein: MENAMQPEETPALRKLYADFKAQHLNPLWTQIGDLMPRHPKPRAVAHLWKWTELYPLARASGDLVPVGRGGERRAIGLANPGLGGDTYVSPTLWCAIQYLGPKETAPEHRHSQNAFRFVVEGEGVWTVVNGDPVRMSRGDFLLTPGWNFHGHHNKTDRPMAWIDGLDIPFSFQNDVGFFEFGSDRVTDYATPNFSRGERLWCHPGLRPLSGLQNTVSSPIGAYRWEHTDRALTEQLLLEEEGQPATVARGHAAVRYVNPTTGGDVMPTIRAEFHRLRPGVESAPRRDVGSTVFQVFEGTGAVVMAGTRHTVEKGDIFVIPSWIAWSLQAETQLDLFRFSDAPIMERLNFDRSKVEEIPA
- a CDS encoding maleylpyruvate isomerase N-terminal domain-containing protein, which gives rise to MSRLDDAREALRARQGQGARYDAPEAPAAELAQARLGTAFFARKLNELPDGGLYGPSLLPGLARAHLICEVAYQARAICRQAEAITGGDPAPAMYDDRHAAIELGATLPPRALRHLFDHAAVHLNVVWRDLPGPGWDAVAPDDTGVLRPLRATAGERARLLWQRAYHLGNGARLRDLPADFRPDTD